One window of Hydractinia symbiolongicarpus strain clone_291-10 chromosome 3, HSymV2.1, whole genome shotgun sequence genomic DNA carries:
- the LOC130636035 gene encoding U2 snRNP-associated SURP motif-containing protein-like, whose product MTDSNAKKFVKGRNALKGKAAGAPKQLSKAKELERKKAEEAETAAVLNEYIADFQTSAAGGKTFIRAGAINTDKKPFLSGIKQEEDDASDRLYKPKSKMRELAEEFKKSKAISEEYKATKDIKKKAGEKRKSNLELFKEELERSQKERDIRRKLKKGDLSGISEDMLNSLPQSFFKAKPIEDDFGYQYEAMGSHDTGDPSTTNLFISNINPKMNEEQLCLVFGKYGPLASVKIMWPRTEEEKARNRNCGFVAFMNRKDGETALADIEGKYVMDYEMKIGWGKTVPIPPQPVYVHPSQTQVMKPPKQSGLPFNCQITYKMKKAGIQFDGNLENTVIKVVIPTERAIVSVINRVVEFVVREGPMFEAMLMNREIANPMFRFLFDNKSNEHIYYRWRVFSLLQGDTTSQWSQGCFRMFKGGSIWQPPPINPYAAKTIGTGMTASAALACASSANVHANSNTLPTTGEGSPTLAMKKNFLLEQLLRESNDDNTSKPEKEKKLLSDRKRDRLEDLLRTITTDRSKIGELMLFCIDHAEYSEEIVECICESLSILETPVPTKIARLFVVNDILHNSSAKVHNASRFRKNFQDQLLETMEHMHKTLSSCSTKGQREKFRKQVLACLSAWQDWAIYPPAFLIKLQNVFVGISTTKNLMLEEEYLNKKSMLAKLEGENVDGNPLVDDIDGIPFARDDVDGVPLGDDDIDGVPLTKDTGNDGLPPSRWEKNDKNSKWQAAGDDPLSSSRWEKQSDDEETKPPEEQRPASKWEKVEGLKKGKSGKIGEAESKESPKPHKGKTFDTPPREDDEERRKFLRDVEVKVMRFVDKLEQRGGSKSGLNIQKEAQKFRQQLIDEYEQSRERENKRRAKTDRKRDRSNSPNYEDSKRKKSSRKRASSFSNSDSETEVRRNNRKGKSPSKYSPRRSYSRSPGRSMSPKSPIFSDRSRSSISSRPSPRRDYSRRSRSLSSSPIRRSASPNSMSLRYGKSKRSPSPSYSPPSFSPRRLSSSVTKSNKKKKVKKNKR is encoded by the exons ATGACAGACTCAAATGCAAAGAAATTTGTTAAGGGTCGTAATGCTTTAAAGGGAAAAGCTGCTGGTGCTCCTAAGCAGCTGAGTAAAGCTAAAGAACTTGAGAGAAAGAAG GCTGAAGAAGCAGAGACAGCAGCCGTTTTAAACGAATATATTGCTGATTTTCAAACTTCTGCTGCTGGTGGCAAAACATTCATTCGGGCAGGTGCCATTAATACAGACAAAA aacCGTTTCTTTCTGGCATAAAGCAAGAAGAAGATG ATGCATCTGATCGATTGTATAAGCCAAAGTCAAAAATGAGAGAATTAGcagaagaatttaaaaaaagtaaagcaaTCTCTGAAGAATATAAAGCAACAAAA GACATTAAAAAGAAGGCTGGGGAAAAAAGGAAAAGTAACTTGGAATTGTTTAAAGAAGAATTAGAAAG aTCACAGAAAGAAAGAGATATTCGTCGGAAATTAAAAAAGGGTGACCTTTCTGGGATTTCTGAAGACATGCTAAATTCTCTTCCACAATCATTCTTCAAAGCTAAACCAATTGAAG ATGACTTCGGTTATCAGTATGAAGCAATGGGATCACACGACACGGGTGATCCATCAACAACAAATCTTTTCATCAGTAATATAAACCCAAAG ATGAATGAAGAGCAGTTATGTCTTGTCTTTGGTAAATACGGTCCGTTAGCCAGTGTGAAAATTATGTGGCCGCGCacagaagaagaaaaagcaCGCAACCGAAACTGTGGTTTTGTCGCATTTATGAACAGAAAGGATGGCGAGACTGCATTAGCTGACATAGAAG GGAAATACGTTATGGATTACGAAATGAAAATAGGTTGGGGAAAAACTGTTCCAATCCCTCCACAACCTGTATATGTCCATCCTTCACAGACACAAGTAATGAAACCACCTAAGCAATCAGGTCTCCCGTTTAACTGTCAAATAACCTACAAAATGAAGAAAGCTGGCATTCAATTTGATGGG AATTTAGAAAATACTGTCATCAAAGTTGTAATTCCCACTGAAAG GGCCATTGTGTCAGTTATCAATCGTGTTGTGGAGTTTGTTGTTCGTGAAGGACCAATGTTTGAAGCCATGTTGATGAATCGAGAAATTGCCAACCCAATGTTTAG ATTTTTATTTGACAACAAAAGtaatgagcatatttactacaGATGGAGGGTGTTCTCTCTACTACAG GGTGACACAACAAGTCAGTGGTCACAAGGCTGTTTTAGAATGTTTAAAGGTGGTTCAATATGGCAACCGCCACCAATCAATCCATACGCAGCAAAAACGATAGGTACTGGTATGACTGCTTCGGCTGCCCTTGCCTGTGCTTCTTCAGCAAATGTACACGCAAATAGCAATACCTTACCGACTACTGGCGAGGGATCTCCAACGCTGGCAATGAAGAAAAATTTTCTTCTCGAACAACTTTTGAGAGAATCAAACGATGATAATACTAGTAAGCCAGAGAAGGAAAAGAAGTTGCTTTCAGATAG GAAACGGGATCGACTCGAAGACTTACTTCGTACTATCACTACTGATCGTTCTAAGATTGGCGAACTCATGTTGTTTTGCATAGATCACGCCGAGTATTCCGAAGAG ATTGTGGAATGCATTTGCGAGTCGTTATCTATATTAGAAACTCCAGTACCGACCAAA attgctcGTCTCTTTGTTGTCAACGATATTCTGCACAACTCTAGCGCAAAGGTTCACAACGCTTCACGTTTTCGTAAAAA CTTTCAAGATCAGCTGCTAGAAACTATGGAGCACATGCACAAAACTCTCTCGTCGTGCAGTACAAAAGGACAAAGAGAAAAGTTCAGA aagCAAGTTTTAGCCTGTCTATCTGCGTGGCAGGATTGGGCTATATACCCTCCGGCCTTTCTTATTAAGCTACAAAACGTGTTTGTGGGTATATCAACGACAAAAAACCTCATG CTCGAAGAGGagtatttgaataaaaaaagtatgttaGCTAAACTAGAAGGAGAAAATGTAGACGGA AATCCTTTAGTGGACGATATTGACGGTATACCGTTTGCTCGTGACGACGTTGACGGCGTTCCCTTAGGTGATGACGACATCGATGGTGTGCCGTTAACGAAAGACACCGGTAACGATG GTTTACCTCCGTCACGTTGGGAGAAGAACGATAAAAATTCGAAATGGCAGGCGGCAGGTGATGACCCGTTATCGTCATCTCGCTGGGAAAAACAAAGCGACGACGAAGAAACAAAACCGCCCGAAGAACAACGCCCAGCAAGCAAATGGGAGAAAGTGGAAGGTTTGAAAAAAGGTAAAAGTGGCAAAATTGGTGAAGCTGAGTCGAAAGAAAG CCCAAAGCCGCATAAAGGAAAGACGTTCGACACGCCGCCACGTGAAGACGACGAGGAAAGACGAAAGTTTTTACGCGACGTCGAAGTGAAAGTGATGAGGTTTGTCGACAAATTGGAGCAGCGTGGCGGAAGTAAATCCGGTTTGAATATTCAAAAAGAAGCTCAAAAGTTCCGACAACAGTTAATAGAT GAGTACGAGCAATCTAGGGAGAGAGAAAATAAAAGACGAGCAAAGACAGATAGAAAACGTGATAGAAGTAACTCGCCTAATTACGAGGACAGCAAACGCAAAAAAAGTTCAAGGAAGCGGGCATCTTCTTTCTCTAACTCTGACTCAGAGACAGAG GTCCGTAGGAACAATCGCAAAGGAAAATCACCATCAAAGTACTCGCCGAGGAGGAGTTACTCTAGATCTCCTGGACGATCCATGTCACCAAAATCACCCATATTTAGTGATCGTTCTAGATCTTCAATTAGCAGTCGTCCATCACCAAGACGAGATTATTCGCGCCGCTCGAGGTCCCTGTCGTCTTCACCAATTCGACGATCTGCCTCGCCTAATTCAATGTCACTGAGATATGGAAAATCAAAGCGCTCCCCCTCTCCATCGTACTCTCCTCCATCATTTTCACCGAGAAGACTGTCGTCTAGCGTAACAAAGAGtaacaagaaaaagaaagtgAAGAAGAACAAACGATGA